The proteins below come from a single Drosophila kikkawai strain 14028-0561.14 chromosome 3R, DkikHiC1v2, whole genome shotgun sequence genomic window:
- the P5cr-2 gene encoding pyrroline-5-carboxylate reductase 3: MTAIGKIGFLGGGNMAKALAKGFLAAGLAKPSTLIASVHPADKLSLQSFQSLGVETVTQNDPVVERSEVVFVSVKPQVVPTVLAEIQPISSNKLFLSIAMGITLPTIEASLSHQARVIRVMPNLPAVVCSGCSVYVRGSKATDADAEVTQRLLQSVGTCEMVDESQLDVVTALSGSGPAYVFVMIEALADGAVHMGMPRDLAYRLASQTVLGAGHMVRDSGMHPGQLKDGVTSPAGSTAAALRQLELSGFRAAVAGAVEQATLRCRQISGKTA; the protein is encoded by the exons ATGACAGCGATAGGAAAGATCGGTTTCCTGGGTGGTGGCAATATGGCCAAGGCTTTGGCCAAGGGTTTCCTGGCAGCAG GTTTGGCCAAGCCCAGCACACTGATTGCCAGTGTTCATCCGGCGGATAAGCTCTCCCTGCAGTCTTTCCAGTCGCTGGGAGTTGAGACAGTGACTCAAAACGACCCAGTTGTGGAACGGTCCGAAGTAGTCTTTGTGTCCGTGAAGCCACAAGTGGTGCCCACGGTTTTGGCCGAGATTCAGCCCATCAGCTCCAACAAACTCTTCCTGTCCATCGCCATGGGCATTACCCTGCCCACCATCGAAGCCAGTCTGTCTCACCAAGCTCGAGTCATCCGCGTGATGCCCAATCTTCCAGCCGTGGTCTGTTCAGGCTGTTCGGTTTATGTTCGGGGATCCAAAGCAACCGATGCAGATGCAGAGGTCACTCAGAGACTCCTGCAATCCGTGGGAACCTGTGAGATGGTCGATGAGTCCCAACTGGATGTGGTTACCGCTCTCAGTGGCAGTGGACCGGCCTATGTTTTCGTGATGATTGAGGCGTTAGCAGATGGAGCCGTCCATATGGGGATGCCCAGGGATCTGGCTTACCGGCTAGCCTCCCAAACGGTCCTCGGCGCAGGTCATATGGTGCGAGATAGCGGAATGCATCCCGGACAACTCAAAGACGGCGTCACAAGTCCCGCGGGTTCGACGGCAGCAGCTCTCAGACAACTGGAACTGTCAG GTTTTCGAGCTGCGGTGGCTGGTGCGGTGGAGCAGGCGACGCTACGATGCCGGCAGATCTCGGGCAAGACGGCGTAG
- the l(3)07882 gene encoding nucleolar protein 14 homolog, translating to MGAKNKKASADAVYAKKTVKSANPFDNTAAQSSKRGQNPFDVHVNKEKFKILGRICKHDRGMPGVSRAKALQKRAQTLGQQFAVKNKTNRFKDNRIGKHLSGDQLTESVMNARYLAEKMSQVRQSQKAETFNLNDDELLTHRGQTLEEIEQYRDERSDDEELDDEGLDADFTSAAHFGGDGDTVQDRQTAIEEMIAEQKRRKNEIVKEKDEVYELTEKLDANYKLLLPLVAKATKDEQDAKPPPDAYDRLLKEMIFEPRGSVTDKLINPDELAKQEAARLEKLEAERLRRMRADGEEEEEASINQPKHRSADDLDDGYGYLAGGDDEGDDTLAYDLDGNLGTHLNGKKNIAAEQENDEENGEEESDGEEEEDSDDGSDSDVDNLSDLKESDSESEAEVESTLQSSKKKPQREKPSVSMDTSIPFTIKMPKTYEDFTALLSKHAVPQQATIVERIIKCNHPKLEGVNRENVVKLYSFLLQYLKDLFEDASDQDIRGHFQLLSQLMPHLYDLTQLNPERMSNTLLEVIKEKYGEFRKNHKTYPSLDTLVYFKLVANLYSTSDFRHPVVTPCFIFMQHILSRARVRTRQEISMGLFLVSVVLEFVSQSKRLLPAVFNFLQGILHMSIPKRDVQQLEITAPFERDGPLSKLLTLPANSKECKDLESQPLQSVDLVTQTITPDFKVRALDATLLLIKEALQLVEEHVGACYLAKPFLRLLVRLPLDSYPEHVQLHHKEATQLAEKLAKQKMKRLAPAERKPKALRLLEPRFEAVYDDKRRPKMSKAKEERAKLLHKIKREKKGAIREIRRDTAFVQELKLKQTLQSDKERHEKVKRIYQEASVQQGELNELARSKKKKKF from the exons ATGGGGGCGAAGAATAAAAAGGCCAGCGCGGATGCTGTTTACGCCAAGAAGACGGTAAAGTCCGCCAATCCCTTCGACAACACCGCGGCTCAGTCCAGCAAGCGCGGCCAGAATCCCTTCGATGTGCACGTGAACAAGGAGAAGTTCAAGATTCTGGGAAGGATCTGCAAGCATGACAGGGGAATGCCGGGCGTGTCCAGGGCGAAGGCTCTGCAGAAGAGAGCCCAGACCTTGGGCCAGCAGTTCGCGGTGAAGAACAAGACAAACAGGTTCAAGGATAACCGTATCGGTAAGCACCTGAGCGGTGACCAGCTGACCGAATCTGTGATGAACGCCCGTTACCTGGCCGAGAAGATGTCGCAGGTGAGACAGTCCCAGAAGGCGGAGACGTTCAATCTGAACGACGATGAGCTGCTGACGCACAGGGGCCAAACACTGGAGGAGATTGAGCAGTACAGAGACGAAAGATCCGACGACGAGGAGCTGGATGACGAGGGTCTGGATG CTGATTTCACGTCTGCTGCCCACTTCGGAGGGGATGGAGACACTGTCCAGGACCGGCAGACTGCCATCGAGGAAATGATCGCCGAGCAAAAGCGTCGTAAAAACGAAATAGTCAAGGAAAAAGACGAGGTGTACGAGCTCACCGAAAAACTGGATGCCAATTATAAGCTATTACTGCCGCTGGTGGCCAAGGCCACCAAGGATGAGCAGGACGCCAAGCCGCCACCAGATGCCTACGACAGGTTGTTGAAGGAAATGATCTTCGAGCCTCGTGGCAGTGTTACGGACAAGCTGATCAATCCCGACGAGCTGGCCAAACAGGAGGCGGCCCGTTTGGAGAAGCTAGAAGCGGAGAGATTGCGGAGAATGCGCGCGGATggcgaagaggaggaggaggcttcCATTAACCAGCCCAAGCATCGGTCAGCAGACGACCTGGATGACGGTTATGGCTACCTTGCCGGCGGGGATGATGAGGGCGATGATACCCTGGCGTATGATTTGGATGGAAATCTGGGCACCCACCTTAATGGCAAAAAGAATATTGCGGCAGAGCAGGAAAATGATGAGGAAAATGGCGAGGAAGAGAGCGATGGGGAGGAGGAAGAAGACTCCGATGATGGAAGCGATTCCGATGTGGATAATCTGAGCGATTTAAAGGAATCGGATAGTGAAAGTGAAGCTGAAGTTGAAAGCACCTTACAGTCGAGTAAAAAGAAACCTCAGAGGGAAAAACCGTCTGTCTCCATGGACACCAGCATACCCTTTACCATAAAGATGCCCAAAACCTACGAGGACTTCACGGCACTTCTCTCCAAACACGCTGTTCCCCAGCAGGCGACAATTGTGGAAAGGATTATCAAGTGCAATCATCCCAAGCTGGAAGGTGTGAACCGCGAGAATGTGGTCAAGTTGTACTCTTTCCTGCTGCAGTACCTCAAGGATTTGTTTGAAGATGCCAGTGATCAGGACATCCGCGGGCATTTCCAGCTGCTCTCCCAGCTTATGCCGCACTTGTATGACTTGACTCAATTGAATCCGGAACGGATGTCCAATACCTTGCTAGAGGTTATCAAGGAAAAGTACGGGGAGTTCAGAAAGAACCACAAGACATATCCGTCACTGGACACTCTAGTTTACTTTAAGCTCGTGGCCAATCTGTACTCCACCTCGGACTTCCGCCACCCGGTGGTCACACCCTGCTTTATTTTCATGCAACACATCCTCTCAAGGGCGCGCGTTCGCACGCGCCAGGAGATATCCATGGGGCTGTTCCTGGTCTCCGTGGTCTTGGAGTTCGTTTCCCAATCCAAGAGACTGCTCCCAGCCGTGTTTAACTTCCTGCAAGGTATTCTGCACATGTCCATACCAAAACGGGACGTTCAGCAGCTGGAGATCACAGCGCCGTTCGAGCGGGATGGCCCTTTGAGCAAACTTCTAACCCTTCCAGCCAACAGCAAGGAATGTAAGGATTTGGAAAGCCAACCGCTGCAGTCTGTGGATCTGGTGACCCAAACAATCACTCCGGATTTCAAGGTGCGAGCTTTGGATGCAACACTCCTGCTGATCAAGGAAGCCCTCCAGTTGGTCGAGGAACATGTAGGTGCCTGTTATCTGGCCAAACCCTTCCTTAGATTGCTCGTCCGCCTGCCACTCGATTCCTATCCCGAGCATGTCCAGCTCCACCACAAGGAAGCCACTCAACTGGCCGAAAAGCTGGCTAAGCAGAAAATGAAGCGTTTGGCTCCAGCGGAAAGGAAGCCGAAGGCTTTGCGGCTGCTAGAACCTCGTTTCGAGGCGGTGTACGATGATAAGCGACGGCCCAAGATGTCCAAGGCCAAGGAGGAGCGGGCCAAGTTGCTGCACAAGATCAAGCGCGAGAAGAAGGGCGCCATTCGAGAGATCCGGAGGGACACGGCCTTTGTCCAGGAGCTCAAACTCAAGCAGACACTGCAAAG CGACAAGGAGCGCCACGAGAAGGTCAAACGCATCTACCAGGAGGCCTCTGTGCAGCAGGGCGAGCTCAACGAGCTGGCTCGCTccaagaagaaaaagaagttCTAG
- the LOC108075656 gene encoding ubiquitin-conjugating enzyme E2 J2 yields MSSSSASGGRKQPTAVSRMKQDYMRLKRDPLPYITAEPLPNNILEWHYCVKGPEDSPYYGGYYHGTLLFPREFPFKPPSIYMLTPNGRFKTNTRLCLSISDFHPDTWNPTWCVGTILTGLLSFMLESTPTLGSIESSNYDKQMFAQKSLAFNLRNTNFCELFPEMVNEIKLRLQGTQAAAAAVAGATASTSSGAKRANGLANGDALGAADANLAAGGAGVGGGHPQNGADGIDGGGAGQMDLANGGGAAALQNSARNSYMNWQSVYSNLVIIICFAIFALIVNYVIKNLNQE; encoded by the exons ATGTCCTCCTCGTCGGCTTCCGGCGGTCGCAAGCAGCCCACGGCCGTCTCGCGCATGAAGCAGGACTACATGCGTCTTAAGAGGGACCCGCTACCTTATATCACAGCGGAGCCGCTGCCCAACAATATCCTCGAGTGGCACTACTGCGTCAAGGGGCCGGAGGATTCGCCCTACTACGGCGGCTACTATCACGGCACTCTGCTCTTCCCGCGTGAGTTCCCCTTCAAGCCGCCATCCATCTACATGCTGACGCCGAACGGACGCTTCAAGACCAACACGAGGCTTTGTCTGAGCATATCAG ACTTTCATCCAGACACTTGGAACCCGACTTGGTGTGTGGGGACCATACTCACAGGCCTGCTAAGCTTCATG CTGGAAAGTACACCCACGCTGGGATCCATCGAGTCGTCGAACTATGATAAGCAAATGTTTGCTCAAAAATCCTTAGCATTTAACCTGCGCAACACAAATTTCTGTGAGCTGTTTCCCGAAATGGTCAATGAGATCAAGCTGCGACTGCAGGGCACtcaggcggcggcagctgcagTGGCGGGGGCCACTGCGTCCACTTCCAGTGGTGCGAAACGTGCCAATGGCCTGGCCAATGGCGATGCCCTGGGAGCTGCCGATGCTAATCTGGCGGCGGGTGGTGCTGGTGTTGGTGGCGGTCATCCTCAAAATGGCGCGGACGGCATCGATGGTGGGGGAGCGGGGCAGATGGATCTGGCCAACGGCGGTGGAGCGGCGGCGCTACAGAACAGTGCTCGCAATTCGTATATGAATTGGCAGTCCGTGTATTCCAACCTGGTGATCATCATCTGCTTTGCGATATTTGCCCTCATTGTTAATTACGTGATCAAAAACCTGAATCAGGAATAG